From Cellulomonas oligotrophica, a single genomic window includes:
- a CDS encoding heavy metal translocating P-type ATPase: protein MTCSSCAARIEKRLNRMPGVEASVNYATEKAKVTLPEGTSLADAVAVVEATGYTARQRQVTRSEPVAAADSATVSRDDETAALRHRLVLSAVLTAPVLALSMVEPLQFDNWQWLSLTLAAPVVAWGAWPFHRAAWANARHAAATMDTLISVGVLAAFGWSLYALFFGAAGRPGMRMAFDLVPDRRGGGHEIYLEVAAAVTVFILLGRYFEARAKKRSGAALRALMELGAKDVAVVRDGVELRIAVDDLSVGDEFLVRPGEKVATDGVVVDGASAVDASMLTGEPVPVEVGPGDTVVGATVNAGGRLLVRATRVGADTQLAQMARLVEEAQTGKAPVQRLADRISAVFVPIVIALAVATLGFWLGTGAGAEAAFTAAVAVLIIACPCALGLATPTALMVGTGRGAQLGILIKGPEVLESTRQVDTVVLDKTGTVTTGQMQLVEVRPAAGTAREDVLRLAGALEDASEHPIARAIAAGARRELDVVLPAVEQFSNSQGLGVSGIVDGHAVAAGRVSWMADEWAQHLAAGLRADLEAAESAGRTVVAVGWDGALRGLLVVADTLKPTSRQAVAELRALGLRPVLLTGDNVRAARAIGAEVGIDEVVAEVMPEDKVRVVRELQDAGRVVAMVGDGVNDAAALAQSDLGIAMGTGTDVAIEASDLTLVRGDLRAAVDAVRLSRRTLSTIKGNLFWAFAYNVAAIPLAVSGLLNPLIAGAAMAFSSVFVVTNSLRLRSFRAVSVDGAARTIGADRRPVEAVASV from the coding sequence ATGACCTGCTCGTCCTGCGCCGCTCGCATCGAGAAGCGGCTCAACCGCATGCCCGGCGTCGAGGCCAGCGTCAACTACGCCACGGAGAAGGCGAAGGTCACGCTGCCCGAGGGCACGTCCCTCGCGGACGCCGTCGCCGTCGTGGAGGCCACCGGCTACACCGCACGGCAGCGCCAGGTCACGCGCTCGGAGCCGGTCGCTGCTGCCGACTCGGCGACGGTGTCCCGCGATGACGAGACGGCGGCGCTGCGGCACAGGCTCGTGCTGTCCGCGGTCCTCACCGCGCCCGTCCTTGCGCTGTCGATGGTCGAGCCCTTGCAGTTCGACAACTGGCAGTGGCTGTCCCTGACGCTCGCCGCGCCCGTGGTGGCCTGGGGCGCGTGGCCGTTCCACCGCGCCGCGTGGGCGAACGCACGCCACGCCGCCGCGACGATGGACACCCTCATCAGCGTCGGCGTCCTGGCCGCGTTCGGCTGGTCGCTCTACGCTCTCTTCTTCGGGGCAGCGGGCCGCCCCGGCATGCGCATGGCCTTCGACCTCGTCCCCGACCGTCGCGGCGGTGGGCACGAGATCTACCTCGAGGTCGCCGCAGCCGTCACGGTGTTCATCCTGCTCGGTCGCTACTTCGAGGCACGGGCCAAGAAGCGCTCCGGTGCCGCGCTCCGGGCGCTCATGGAGCTCGGCGCCAAGGACGTCGCGGTCGTGCGCGACGGCGTCGAGCTCAGGATCGCGGTGGACGACCTGAGCGTCGGTGACGAGTTCCTCGTCCGCCCCGGCGAGAAGGTCGCGACCGACGGTGTCGTCGTCGACGGGGCGTCCGCCGTCGACGCCTCCATGCTCACCGGTGAGCCGGTGCCTGTCGAGGTCGGGCCGGGCGACACCGTGGTCGGCGCGACGGTCAACGCGGGCGGTCGGCTGCTCGTGCGGGCCACCCGCGTCGGAGCCGATACCCAGCTCGCGCAGATGGCCCGCCTGGTCGAGGAGGCACAGACCGGGAAGGCCCCCGTCCAGCGACTCGCAGACCGGATCTCGGCCGTGTTCGTGCCGATCGTCATCGCGCTCGCCGTCGCCACGCTGGGGTTCTGGCTCGGAACCGGAGCCGGCGCCGAGGCGGCGTTCACCGCGGCCGTGGCCGTCCTCATCATCGCGTGCCCGTGCGCACTCGGTCTGGCGACGCCCACCGCCCTCATGGTGGGCACCGGTCGGGGTGCCCAGCTCGGGATCCTGATCAAGGGCCCGGAGGTGCTGGAATCCACTCGACAGGTCGACACCGTTGTCCTCGACAAGACCGGGACGGTCACGACCGGGCAGATGCAGCTCGTCGAGGTCCGGCCCGCCGCCGGTACGGCGCGCGAGGACGTGCTGCGGCTCGCAGGAGCCCTCGAGGACGCCTCCGAGCACCCCATCGCGCGGGCCATCGCGGCCGGGGCGCGCCGCGAGCTGGACGTCGTCCTGCCGGCTGTCGAGCAGTTCTCGAACAGCCAAGGGCTCGGGGTCTCCGGCATCGTCGACGGGCACGCCGTGGCGGCGGGACGCGTGTCGTGGATGGCCGACGAATGGGCGCAGCACCTCGCGGCCGGCCTGCGCGCCGACCTCGAGGCGGCGGAGTCGGCCGGGCGGACGGTCGTGGCCGTCGGCTGGGACGGCGCACTGCGGGGGCTTCTGGTCGTCGCGGACACGCTCAAGCCCACGTCGCGGCAGGCGGTCGCCGAGCTCCGGGCGCTGGGACTGCGTCCGGTGCTGCTCACGGGCGACAACGTGCGTGCGGCCCGCGCGATCGGCGCGGAGGTCGGGATCGACGAGGTCGTCGCCGAGGTGATGCCCGAGGACAAGGTCCGGGTCGTGCGGGAGCTGCAGGACGCCGGCCGGGTGGTCGCCATGGTGGGCGACGGCGTGAATGACGCCGCTGCACTCGCCCAGTCGGACCTGGGCATCGCGATGGGGACCGGCACGGACGTCGCGATCGAGGCGAGCGACCTGACCCTGGTCCGCGGCGACCTGAGGGCCGCGGTCGACGCCGTCCGCCTGTCCCGGCGGACGCTGTCCACGATCAAGGGCAACCTCTTCTGGGCGTTCGCGTACAACGTCGCAGCGATCCCGCTCGCGGTCTCGGGACTGCTCAACCCGTTGATCGCGGGCGCTGCGATGGCGTTCTCGTCGGTCTTCGTGGTGACCAACAGCCTGCGGCTGCGGAGCTTCCGCGCCGTCTCCGTCGACGGGGCAGCGCGGACGATCGGTGCTGACCGGCGTCCGGTCGAGGCGGTCGCGTCGGTCTGA
- a CDS encoding DUF305 domain-containing protein — protein sequence MTNRTRRRTAATVAAAALALGLAACSNGTEAGTSPTGQETSATAESSTEETAHNDADTTFAQMMIVHHEGAIEMAQLAAEKAATPEVQDLGERIAAAQGPEIEMMAGWLESWGEEPVADAMDGMEGMDHGGMDMEGMNQEEVMSELSSLSGTEFDTRFLELMIDHHRGAIEMAETEQADGENPDALELAQKIVDDQTAEIAKMETLLTQL from the coding sequence ATGACGAACCGCACACGACGCCGTACAGCCGCCACGGTTGCGGCCGCCGCACTGGCCCTGGGCCTCGCGGCCTGCTCCAACGGGACCGAGGCGGGCACGAGCCCCACGGGTCAGGAGACCTCCGCGACCGCTGAGTCGTCGACCGAGGAGACCGCGCACAACGACGCCGACACGACGTTCGCCCAGATGATGATCGTGCACCACGAGGGCGCGATCGAGATGGCGCAGCTCGCCGCGGAGAAGGCCGCGACGCCCGAGGTCCAGGACCTCGGTGAGCGCATCGCCGCGGCGCAGGGCCCCGAGATCGAGATGATGGCCGGGTGGCTCGAGTCGTGGGGCGAGGAGCCCGTCGCCGACGCCATGGACGGCATGGAGGGGATGGACCACGGCGGCATGGACATGGAGGGCATGAACCAGGAGGAGGTCATGTCCGAGCTCAGCTCGTTGTCCGGCACCGAGTTCGACACGCGGTTCCTCGAGCTCATGATCGACCACCACCGAGGCGCCATCGAGATGGCCGAGACCGAGCAGGCGGACGGGGAGAACCCGGACGCGCTGGAACTCGCTCAGAAGATCGTCGATGACCAGACCGCGGAGATCGCGAAGATGGAGACCCTTCTGACGCAGCTCTGA
- a CDS encoding DUF2933 domain-containing protein, producing MNHSGFGHVKWMVLTAVVLFGVLLLMGRSAGDALSYAVLLACPLMMVAMMFGMRSGHGSQGADTGAPPRDGTNDRVGHHHGA from the coding sequence ATGAACCACAGCGGGTTCGGGCACGTGAAGTGGATGGTGCTGACGGCCGTCGTGCTGTTCGGCGTCCTGCTGCTGATGGGCAGGTCGGCCGGCGACGCGCTCAGCTACGCAGTCCTGCTCGCGTGCCCGCTCATGATGGTCGCGATGATGTTCGGGATGCGCTCCGGCCACGGCAGCCAGGGCGCCGACACGGGCGCGCCCCCACGCGACGGCACGAACGACCGCGTGGGCCACCACCACGGCGCGTAG
- a CDS encoding heavy metal translocating P-type ATPase, giving the protein MTSPSTVLDVRGLHWATSEAVVEKTLARRPGVVDVHANAVSQTASVTYDPALTSVAQLTGWVRDCGYHCSGQAVPDHVCDPMSEPTAVVDGHDAPAAHATHDAHARHAPHGPSGAHDMSAHDGQPTGMSPHDAMGHGGHHGGGSMEGMARDMRNRFLLALLLSIPITLWSPIGREVLGFTAPTPFGLRDDVLALVLSLPVIFYSAWIFFDGAVRALRARTLDMMVLVAVGVGTGWVYSVAVTLSGGGDVFYEAATVLTTFVLLGHWVEMRARGGANDAVRTLLELAPAKAVVLRDGVEAEVPTSEVVVGDLLLVRPGAKIPVDATVEDGESEVDESMVTGESMPVAKSPGSEVIGASINTTGTLRVRASKVGADTALAQIVKMVQDAQNSKAPGQRLADRAAFWLVLVALAGGTGTFLVWLAAGASVPTAMLFAITVVVITCPDALGLATPTAIMVGTGLGAKRGVLFKSASALETSARIDTVVMDKTGTLTKGEPAVTDVITAGIDEGRLLALVGAVERESEHPLARAIVGHAKSAGAPVLTATDFRNVPGHGATATVDGRRVLVGNRRLMAAEGVELGDLAARRDELAASGRTSVVVAVDGHAVGVVALADAVRDTSAAAVAAMHESGIQVVMLTGDNEATARRIADQLGIDTVIAEVLPGDKAAKVAELQAQGRRVAMVGDGVNDAPALARADIGIAIGAGTDVAIETADIVLMRSDPLDVPVALRIGKGTLRKMRQNLGWAIGYNAVALPIAAGVFYPEFGVSLSPEIAALSMSGSSVIVAVNALLLKRLRLPSPQVTGSARPEPVRSGAEAAAHAAHH; this is encoded by the coding sequence ATGACGAGTCCGAGCACGGTGCTCGACGTTCGCGGCCTGCACTGGGCGACGTCCGAGGCGGTGGTAGAGAAGACGCTCGCTCGCCGACCGGGAGTCGTGGACGTGCACGCGAACGCGGTGTCGCAGACAGCCAGCGTGACGTACGACCCCGCGCTCACCTCGGTGGCCCAGCTCACCGGCTGGGTCCGTGACTGCGGCTACCACTGCAGCGGTCAGGCCGTCCCGGACCACGTGTGCGACCCCATGTCGGAGCCGACGGCAGTCGTCGACGGGCACGACGCCCCGGCCGCGCACGCGACGCACGACGCCCACGCGCGGCACGCTCCCCACGGTCCGAGCGGCGCGCACGACATGTCTGCTCACGACGGTCAGCCCACGGGGATGTCACCGCACGACGCGATGGGCCACGGCGGCCACCATGGTGGCGGGTCGATGGAGGGCATGGCCCGCGACATGCGCAACCGCTTCCTGCTGGCGTTGCTCCTGTCGATCCCCATCACCCTGTGGTCACCGATCGGCCGCGAGGTGCTGGGCTTCACCGCGCCGACCCCGTTCGGGCTCCGGGACGACGTCCTCGCCCTGGTGCTGTCGCTGCCGGTGATCTTCTACTCCGCCTGGATCTTCTTCGACGGCGCCGTCCGCGCGTTGCGGGCACGGACCCTCGACATGATGGTCCTCGTCGCGGTGGGGGTCGGCACCGGGTGGGTCTACAGCGTCGCCGTGACGCTCAGCGGCGGTGGCGACGTCTTCTACGAGGCCGCGACAGTGCTGACCACCTTCGTCCTGCTCGGGCACTGGGTCGAGATGCGGGCGCGCGGCGGTGCCAACGACGCCGTGCGCACCCTCCTAGAGCTCGCGCCCGCCAAGGCGGTCGTGCTGCGCGACGGCGTGGAGGCTGAGGTCCCGACCTCGGAGGTCGTCGTCGGCGACCTGCTGCTGGTGCGACCGGGCGCCAAGATCCCGGTCGACGCCACGGTCGAGGACGGCGAGTCGGAGGTCGACGAGTCGATGGTGACCGGCGAGAGCATGCCGGTCGCGAAGTCCCCCGGCTCCGAGGTCATCGGTGCCTCCATCAACACAACCGGGACGCTCCGTGTCCGGGCGTCGAAGGTCGGCGCCGACACGGCCCTGGCTCAGATCGTCAAGATGGTCCAGGACGCGCAGAACTCGAAGGCGCCGGGTCAGCGGCTCGCCGACCGTGCGGCCTTCTGGCTGGTCCTCGTGGCGCTCGCCGGCGGGACCGGGACGTTCCTCGTCTGGCTGGCCGCCGGGGCAAGCGTGCCCACCGCGATGCTGTTCGCGATCACCGTCGTCGTGATCACGTGCCCGGACGCGCTCGGACTCGCGACGCCGACGGCGATCATGGTGGGCACCGGTCTGGGCGCGAAGCGAGGCGTGCTGTTCAAGAGCGCCTCGGCACTCGAGACCTCCGCCCGGATCGACACGGTGGTGATGGACAAGACGGGCACGCTGACGAAGGGCGAGCCCGCCGTGACCGACGTGATCACCGCCGGGATCGACGAGGGCCGGCTCCTCGCGCTCGTTGGTGCGGTGGAGCGCGAGTCGGAGCACCCGCTCGCGCGCGCGATCGTCGGCCACGCGAAGTCCGCAGGTGCGCCCGTGCTGACGGCGACCGACTTCCGCAACGTGCCCGGCCACGGCGCGACGGCGACGGTCGACGGGCGGCGGGTCCTGGTCGGGAACCGCCGGCTGATGGCGGCCGAGGGTGTCGAGCTGGGCGACCTGGCGGCGCGACGGGACGAGCTCGCGGCCTCCGGGCGCACGTCGGTGGTCGTGGCCGTCGACGGCCACGCGGTGGGCGTGGTCGCCCTGGCCGACGCGGTGCGCGACACCTCGGCTGCGGCGGTCGCGGCGATGCACGAGTCGGGCATCCAGGTGGTCATGCTCACCGGGGACAACGAGGCGACGGCGCGCCGCATCGCCGACCAGCTCGGCATCGACACGGTGATCGCGGAGGTGCTGCCCGGGGACAAGGCGGCGAAGGTCGCCGAGCTCCAGGCGCAGGGCAGGCGCGTGGCGATGGTGGGCGACGGGGTCAACGATGCGCCTGCCCTGGCACGCGCGGACATCGGGATCGCGATCGGCGCGGGAACCGACGTCGCCATCGAGACGGCTGACATCGTCCTCATGCGTTCGGACCCCCTCGACGTGCCGGTCGCGCTCCGCATCGGCAAGGGGACGCTCCGCAAGATGCGGCAGAACCTCGGCTGGGCGATCGGGTACAACGCGGTGGCCCTGCCGATCGCCGCCGGCGTGTTCTACCCGGAGTTCGGCGTGAGCCTCAGCCCGGAGATCGCGGCGCTGTCGATGTCCGGCTCGTCGGTCATCGTGGCCGTCAACGCGCTCCTGCTCAAGCGGCTGAGGCTGCCGTCACCGCAGGTCACGGGGAGCGCTCGCCCCGAGCCCGTCCGGAGCGGCGCAGAAGCGGCCGCGCACGCCGCACACCACTGA
- a CDS encoding SAM-dependent methyltransferase, producing MEMTSGPSRPQDPVTWLASGPSLEELQAAYPEEWGAVSQRLRRASAGGPAELRAVVAEARTPAPATPGRRRPARQLVGEEVRRQMLLHAVKRVSFQVETGVREGPVRFNTLNGRAAQRLFFLRGLERRPVSMAAYGLVWPLLTQRRFLMPLVRPKGIYCFYSSALIARLAALIGDRACVEIAAGDGTLSRFLSDRGVNVTATDDYSWDHAIDYPEHVLKQDAKAALRTYAPQVVVCSWPPPGNPFERAVFATPSVQLYVVIGTNEHGSGNWADYAAQQDFEMTHDRELSRLVLPREQDNVALVFRRRPDQAPSTDTDPGR from the coding sequence ATGGAGATGACCTCAGGGCCTTCGCGTCCGCAGGACCCGGTGACGTGGCTCGCGTCGGGGCCGTCGCTGGAAGAGCTGCAGGCGGCGTACCCGGAGGAGTGGGGCGCGGTCTCCCAGCGGCTGCGTCGCGCGTCAGCCGGCGGGCCGGCGGAGCTGCGTGCGGTCGTGGCCGAGGCGAGGACGCCGGCCCCGGCGACGCCAGGACGCCGGCGTCCTGCCCGGCAGCTGGTCGGTGAGGAGGTGCGCCGGCAGATGCTGCTGCACGCGGTGAAGCGGGTCTCATTCCAGGTGGAGACCGGCGTGAGGGAAGGGCCGGTGCGGTTCAACACCCTGAACGGGCGAGCAGCGCAGCGGCTGTTCTTCCTGCGCGGTCTGGAGCGGCGCCCGGTGTCGATGGCGGCTTACGGGCTGGTCTGGCCGCTGCTGACGCAGCGCCGGTTCCTGATGCCGCTGGTCCGCCCGAAGGGCATCTACTGCTTCTACTCCTCAGCGTTGATCGCACGACTGGCGGCGCTCATCGGGGACCGCGCCTGTGTCGAGATCGCGGCCGGGGACGGGACGCTCTCGCGGTTCCTGTCCGACCGCGGGGTGAACGTCACGGCTACGGACGACTACAGCTGGGACCACGCGATCGACTATCCAGAGCACGTCCTGAAACAGGATGCGAAGGCGGCACTGCGCACCTACGCCCCACAGGTGGTGGTGTGCTCGTGGCCACCGCCGGGCAACCCGTTTGAGCGCGCGGTGTTCGCGACCCCGAGCGTGCAGCTGTACGTGGTGATCGGGACGAACGAGCACGGCAGCGGGAACTGGGCGGACTACGCAGCTCAGCAGGACTTCGAGATGACGCACGACCGTGAGCTCAGCCGCCTGGTCCTGCCCCGCGAGCAGGACAACGTCGCGCTCGTGTTCCGCCGTCGTCCGGATCAGGCACCCAGCACCGATACGGACCCAGGACGCTGA
- a CDS encoding glutaredoxin family protein: MRPETAPPVVTVVHAPACHFCVDADDVLGELADERRIDLRRVEIDSPEGRTLVAQHRPPMSPLVLLDGAFFSSGRLPRKKLVRALQAAELATGPGAA; the protein is encoded by the coding sequence GTGCGCCCCGAGACCGCCCCGCCCGTCGTCACCGTCGTGCACGCTCCCGCGTGCCACTTCTGCGTCGACGCGGACGACGTCCTCGGCGAGCTCGCGGACGAGCGCCGCATCGACCTGCGCCGCGTGGAGATCGACTCGCCGGAAGGTCGGACCCTCGTCGCACAGCACCGGCCGCCCATGAGCCCGCTCGTCCTGCTCGACGGCGCGTTCTTCAGCTCGGGCCGGCTGCCGCGCAAGAAGCTGGTCCGCGCGCTGCAGGCGGCCGAGCTCGCGACGGGTCCCGGGGCGGCCTGA
- a CDS encoding peroxiredoxin family protein encodes MTSASAARRLHDRQLALHKVERQQADLRRRRRRTWTIWGASLLVILVAVTAALLSARPAVTNETRTAPGFTLPTSEGATVSLSDYAGSPVVLYFNEGAGCDACLIQMQKIEQDPAFAEAGITVLPIVMNTAEQINADRERLGVEAPFLLDDGTVSGAYGVLGTGMHEGLPGHGFILVDADGTQTWAGNYPSMWLEPADLLEEVTSRL; translated from the coding sequence ATGACCTCCGCCAGCGCGGCCCGGCGCCTCCACGACCGACAGCTCGCCCTCCACAAGGTCGAGCGCCAGCAGGCCGACCTGCGCCGGCGCCGGCGCCGGACCTGGACCATCTGGGGCGCCTCGCTCCTCGTGATCCTGGTCGCCGTCACGGCGGCCCTTCTGAGCGCACGTCCGGCGGTCACCAACGAGACGCGCACGGCACCGGGGTTCACGCTCCCGACGTCGGAGGGAGCGACGGTCTCCTTGTCCGACTACGCGGGCTCACCGGTGGTGCTCTACTTCAACGAGGGCGCGGGTTGCGACGCGTGCCTCATCCAGATGCAGAAGATCGAGCAGGACCCCGCGTTCGCCGAGGCCGGCATCACCGTCCTGCCGATCGTCATGAACACCGCCGAGCAGATCAACGCCGACCGCGAGCGCCTCGGTGTCGAGGCACCCTTCCTCCTCGACGACGGGACCGTCTCCGGGGCGTACGGAGTCCTCGGGACCGGCATGCACGAGGGCCTGCCCGGTCACGGCTTCATCCTCGTCGACGCCGACGGGACGCAGACCTGGGCCGGGAACTACCCGTCCATGTGGCTGGAGCCCGCCGACCTCCTCGAGGAGGTCACGAGCCGGCTCTGA
- a CDS encoding heavy-metal-associated domain-containing protein, with protein MSTTTYEVTGMTCGHCVSSVTTEVSKLAGVSDVDVALVQGGTSRVTVSSSAPLPLDDVRSAVDEAGYELVGESA; from the coding sequence ATGAGCACCACCACGTACGAGGTCACCGGGATGACCTGCGGCCACTGCGTCTCGTCCGTCACCACGGAGGTCAGCAAGCTGGCCGGCGTGAGCGACGTCGACGTCGCCCTGGTGCAGGGCGGCACGTCCCGAGTGACGGTCAGCAGCAGCGCACCCCTGCCGCTGGACGACGTCCGCTCGGCCGTCGACGAGGCGGGGTACGAGCTGGTGGGCGAGTCGGCATGA
- a CDS encoding response regulator transcription factor — protein MSTPSTPSGAARRAVVVDDEQPLALLVAGYLERDGFEVHLCFDGAQAVELIRQVDPDVVVLDLGLPGVDGVEVCRQVRTFSDCYVLMLTARAEEVDTLIGLSVGADDYMTKPFSPRELMARIAVLLRRPRRAEVAPGPSATGPVTTVGALTLDPVGREVTVDGQLIPLTRTEFDVLSALASRPDMVFTRRALIDVVWGPTWVGDEHLVDVHVLHVRQKLGDSADRQRFVRTVRGVGYRLGTGE, from the coding sequence GTGAGTACCCCCTCAACGCCCAGCGGCGCCGCGCGCCGTGCCGTCGTCGTCGACGACGAGCAACCTCTCGCGCTCCTCGTCGCCGGCTACCTCGAGCGCGACGGGTTCGAGGTGCACCTGTGCTTCGACGGCGCGCAGGCCGTCGAGCTGATCCGACAGGTCGACCCGGACGTCGTCGTGCTGGACCTCGGGCTGCCCGGCGTCGACGGCGTCGAGGTCTGCCGGCAGGTGCGCACGTTCTCCGACTGCTACGTGCTCATGCTCACCGCCCGCGCGGAGGAGGTCGACACCCTCATCGGCCTGTCCGTCGGAGCGGACGACTACATGACCAAGCCGTTCAGCCCGCGCGAGCTCATGGCCCGGATCGCGGTGCTGCTCCGGCGGCCGCGACGCGCCGAGGTGGCGCCGGGGCCGTCGGCGACGGGGCCGGTCACAACCGTCGGCGCGCTCACCCTCGATCCCGTCGGGCGGGAGGTGACGGTCGACGGTCAGCTCATCCCGCTGACTCGGACCGAGTTCGACGTGCTGTCCGCGCTCGCCTCCCGCCCGGACATGGTCTTCACCCGTCGGGCCCTCATCGACGTCGTCTGGGGCCCCACCTGGGTCGGCGACGAGCACCTCGTGGACGTGCACGTCCTGCACGTGCGGCAGAAGCTGGGTGACAGCGCCGACCGGCAGCGCTTCGTCCGCACCGTGCGCGGTGTCGGGTACCGGCTGGGTACGGGCGAGTGA
- a CDS encoding DsbA family protein, with translation MPSTDPRPTKNQRREEARAKALALKQEQERRARRNRIVAISGLAVAVIALVAVVVGVVRQGQETAAMYGDVVYGSADAEVTAPALADVTSPSVADETGGIPVSAAGIGTAGEDDVVVSVYFDFMCPYCGLFDEANGAELERLSAEEGVTVLYKPLSFLDGQSKGAAYSTRAANAFAVVADEDSDNAVAFLTALYENQPEEGTTGLTDAEIADIAVEVGVPAAVTEGFTTTVEGTYETADGEQTGTWRAFAPFIAAATAQASTELGGSLGTPTVLVDGTKWEGDLYTTGPLTAAIEEAVAAKG, from the coding sequence GTGCCCAGCACCGACCCCCGTCCCACCAAGAACCAGCGCCGCGAGGAGGCCCGAGCCAAGGCCCTCGCCCTCAAGCAGGAGCAGGAGCGCCGCGCCCGGCGCAACCGGATCGTCGCCATCAGCGGCCTCGCCGTCGCCGTGATCGCCCTCGTCGCCGTCGTCGTCGGCGTCGTCCGCCAGGGCCAGGAGACCGCCGCCATGTACGGCGACGTCGTCTACGGCTCCGCCGACGCCGAGGTCACCGCCCCCGCGCTCGCGGACGTCACGTCCCCGTCCGTCGCCGACGAGACCGGCGGCATCCCCGTCTCCGCCGCCGGCATCGGCACGGCCGGCGAGGACGACGTCGTCGTCTCCGTGTACTTCGACTTCATGTGCCCCTACTGCGGGCTCTTCGACGAGGCCAACGGCGCCGAGCTCGAGCGGCTGTCCGCCGAGGAGGGCGTGACCGTCCTCTACAAGCCGCTGTCGTTCCTCGACGGGCAGTCCAAGGGCGCGGCGTACTCCACCCGTGCCGCCAACGCGTTCGCCGTCGTCGCCGACGAGGACTCCGACAACGCGGTCGCGTTCCTCACCGCCCTCTACGAGAACCAGCCCGAGGAGGGCACCACGGGCCTGACCGACGCGGAGATCGCCGACATCGCCGTCGAGGTCGGCGTCCCGGCGGCCGTCACCGAGGGCTTCACCACGACCGTCGAGGGCACCTACGAGACCGCCGACGGTGAGCAGACCGGCACCTGGCGCGCGTTCGCCCCGTTCATCGCCGCCGCCACGGCGCAGGCCAGCACCGAGCTGGGCGGCTCCCTCGGCACCCCGACCGTGCTCGTCGACGGCACCAAGTGGGAGGGCGACCTCTACACGACCGGCCCGCTGACGGCCGCGATCGAGGAGGCCGTCGCCGCGAAGGGCTGA
- a CDS encoding cytochrome c biogenesis CcdA family protein — MGSELLTTGSILAAFFAGGVALFAPCCIVFLAPSYLAGAIKNSRWRLLPLTFVFAAGLALVLVPITLGMSLIAGAIARYHAPLYYAGGALMIVLAGLALSGRMWSLPSFLRAPDTTGGDTASFFSLGVFSGIASSCCAPVLAGVMTLSALSGSPGGGLLLGLAYVFGMVFPLFVMALVWDKARLRDKKLFRAKLVRIPLAGRTLVTNTVNVAVAIGFAVMGAFVIALAGSTQMTGGSAVQDSASRTLTDVFGGVQQWLSPVPEPVLGLALLVVAAVFVWATLSERRRPTTPKAPTEETPVIPSCHTVPTQEETHR, encoded by the coding sequence ATGGGCTCCGAGCTCCTGACGACGGGCAGCATCCTCGCGGCGTTCTTCGCCGGTGGAGTCGCCCTGTTCGCCCCGTGCTGCATCGTCTTCCTCGCGCCCAGCTACCTCGCTGGAGCGATCAAGAACAGCCGGTGGCGCCTGCTGCCGCTGACGTTCGTGTTCGCCGCCGGTCTCGCGCTCGTGCTCGTTCCCATCACGCTCGGCATGAGCCTGATCGCGGGAGCGATAGCCCGCTACCACGCCCCGCTCTACTACGCCGGGGGCGCACTGATGATCGTCCTGGCCGGGCTGGCGCTGTCCGGACGGATGTGGTCCCTGCCGTCCTTCCTGCGCGCGCCGGACACCACGGGCGGCGACACGGCGAGCTTCTTCTCCCTCGGGGTGTTCTCCGGCATCGCGTCGAGCTGCTGCGCACCGGTCCTCGCCGGGGTCATGACACTCTCGGCGCTCTCCGGATCGCCGGGCGGCGGCTTGCTGCTCGGGCTCGCGTACGTCTTCGGGATGGTCTTCCCGCTGTTCGTGATGGCGCTCGTGTGGGACAAGGCCCGCCTGCGGGACAAGAAGCTGTTCCGCGCGAAGCTCGTGCGGATTCCTCTCGCTGGCCGGACGCTCGTCACCAACACGGTCAACGTCGCGGTGGCGATCGGGTTCGCCGTGATGGGCGCCTTCGTCATCGCGCTCGCCGGGAGCACCCAGATGACCGGCGGCTCGGCCGTCCAGGACTCTGCGAGCCGCACCCTGACCGACGTCTTCGGGGGCGTCCAGCAGTGGCTGTCCCCCGTCCCGGAGCCGGTTCTCGGGCTCGCGCTGCTCGTCGTCGCCGCCGTGTTCGTCTGGGCGACGCTGTCCGAGCGCCGACGGCCCACCACGCCGAAGGCACCGACCGAGGAGACCCCGGTGATCCCCTCGTGCCACACCGTCCCGACCCAGGAAGAGACACACCGATGA